TTCTTCGTCCGTATCACAAGCCGCGAGCACCGCGCCGCGAAACTCCGCATCGTAAGCTTCCATCGGGATCACCTCCGTGAGATGAACCCTAACTTACCGGCCTCTCCCAATTCGCGCTAGACCTAACGTGGAACCGCTCTATGGTCTGGATGAAATCGCCCGGAGCCTCGGCAAGGAAGAGGCGATTCGTAGGCTCAACCGTTGCGAGGCTCTTTTTTCGCGGCTATTTGTGAATCTTTTTGGGAATAAGCCTAAATATGCCGTGCGAATTGCCGCGATCGCCGCGGCCGAATTCGCGATTTCTCCAGCGAACCTAAGACTGTCGCAAGGGCTGTCGGGGTGGTTAAGATAGCGGCCTGTCGGAGCTTGGATCGAGTTCTAAGTCCGACGCATTCGAGAAAATCGGATTATCAAACTTCGGAGACTTCTGAGATGAAACGTATCGCCGCCACGCGTCGCACCTTCCTTCAACAGTCCGCCGCGGCCGTGGCCGCCGGTTCGGCGATCCCGTATTTCGCAACGAGCCGAGCTCTCGCCGAAGACGCGAAGAAAGATCGACCCCAGATCGGTTGCATCGGCGTCGGCAGCATGGGGACGGGCGACGCGAAAGCGCATGCCAATTTCGGAGATGTCGTCGCGGTATGCGATGTCGATTCAGGCCGTGCCGAGAAGGCCAAAGAAGATAAGGGCATCGGCAAGGGCAAGGCCGATGCCTACGGCGACTATCGCAAGGTGCTCGATCGCAAAGACATCGACGTCGTGAGCATCGTCACGACCGATCATTGGCATACCAAGATCGCGATCGAAGCGCTGCAAGCCGGCAAGCATGTGTTTTGCCAGAAGCCGTTGACGCTCACGTTGGAAGAAAACCAACTGATCCGCAACGCGTGCAAGAAGTACTCGGACAAAGTGTTCTTCATCGGCACGCAACAACGTAGCCAGAAAGACCTCTTCCTACGCGCCGTCAATATGGTGCAGAAGGGTTTGCTGGGCGACATTAAGAAGGTGACGTGCGGCATCGGCGGCGGCGACGTCGGCGGCCCGTTCCCGAAGGTTGCGGCTCCGAAGGAACTCAACTGGGACATGTGGCTCGGCCAAGCGCCGAAGGTCGACTACATCGAGAAGCGTTGTCATTATCAATTCCGTTGGTGGTACGAATACTCGGGCGGCAAGTTCACCGATTGGGGTGCTCACCACGTCGACATCGCTACCTGGGCCCTCGGCTTCGACAAGCCCGGCATGGGTCCGATCGAGATCGACGGCACCGACGCTTATCATCCGGTTCCTTTTAAGGACG
The genomic region above belongs to Planctomycetia bacterium and contains:
- a CDS encoding Gfo/Idh/MocA family oxidoreductase translates to MKRIAATRRTFLQQSAAAVAAGSAIPYFATSRALAEDAKKDRPQIGCIGVGSMGTGDAKAHANFGDVVAVCDVDSGRAEKAKEDKGIGKGKADAYGDYRKVLDRKDIDVVSIVTTDHWHTKIAIEALQAGKHVFCQKPLTLTLEENQLIRNACKKYSDKVFFIGTQQRSQKDLFLRAVNMVQKGLLGDIKKVTCGIGGGDVGGPFPKVAAPKELNWDMWLGQAPKVDYIEKRCHYQFRWWYEYSGGKFTDWGAHHVDIATWALGFDKPGMGPIEIDGTDAYHPVPFKDGYPTVDDCYNTSQDFAVKCKFAGGVEMIVTSRGDNGVLFEGSKGTMFVNRGKITGTPITEKWDEGKFGPEDLVALYKGKPFEGHKENFYRCIREGGLPVSDVFTHTQMLDTCHLSAVAARLKRVIKWDPKTEKILGDEQATALLSRQPRAGFEIPRV